A stretch of Triticum aestivum cultivar Chinese Spring chromosome 1D, IWGSC CS RefSeq v2.1, whole genome shotgun sequence DNA encodes these proteins:
- the LOC123183193 gene encoding uncharacterized protein has protein sequence MSMAVPSSLRALAPPALLPYPLGTSGSARPSPAHRAARGMMVARRRGVALAAAAVAADAGWLERLPEKEKPLYAHSLPCIEAWLRSVGFAQSREDRAVWVAETPVWHARLSLDVTDLHIRYLKSGPGNLEKDMERRFSYALSRQDIENAILGGP, from the exons ATGTCCATGGCGGTGCCGAGCTCGCTCCGCGCCCTGGCCCCTCCGGCTCTGCTCCCGTACCCTCTGGGTACGAGCGGGTCCGCGCGCCCGTCGCCGGCGCACCGGGCGGCGCGGGGGATGATGGTGGCCCGGCGGAGGGGCGTGgcgcttgcggcggcggcggtggcggcggacgcgGGGTGGCTGGagcggctgccggagaaggagaagCCGCTGTACGCGCACAGCCTGCCGTGCATCGAGGCGTGGCTGCGCAGCGTCGGGTTCGCGCAGTCCCGCGAGGACCGCGCCGTGTGGGTCGCCGAGACGCCGGTCTGGCACGCCCGCCTCAGCCTCGACGTCACCGACCTCCACATCAG ATACCTGAAGAGCGGCCCCGGGAACCTGGAGAAGGACATGGAGAGGAGATTCAGCTACGCCCTGAGCAGACAAGACATCGAGAACGCCATCCTCGGCGGACCTTGA